A stretch of Oryza brachyantha chromosome 4, ObraRS2, whole genome shotgun sequence DNA encodes these proteins:
- the LOC121054202 gene encoding uncharacterized transmembrane protein DDB_G0289901-like, translating to MPAGARVAADSSSVAKAGASEGPGESELRGDSSGAIRGDSSGAMMGDGVGATIGAGEGDTGAGAGAMVGVATGAGTGAASSGAGADVGGAVAGGRAAGGVARGGEATGAATGGCVTGAGVAGGGAVTAVGGAETGGEEVAVGGDAAASCGAAALVVGAAAETCGAEAALVGAAAETCGAEAALVGAAAETRGAEAALVGAAAETRGADAALVGAAAETRGADAALVGAAAETCGAEEAVVGAAAETCGDEAAAAVVGGAADACGAPALTGGAFDADGDEAGDCAAQETSSKQSARGRRSSISVSVFVFNS from the coding sequence ATGCCGGCGGGCGCGCGCGTCGCCGCTGACTCGTCCTCCGTCGCCAAAGCCGGCGCGAGCGAGGGCCCCGGCGAGAGTGAGCTGAGAGGCGACAGCTCCGGTGCCATCAGGGGCGACAGCTCGGGTGCCATGATGGGCGACGGGGTCGGGGCGACGATCGGAGCTGGTGAAGGCGATACTGGCGCTGGCGCGGGAGCGATGGTCGGCGTGGCGACAGGCGCCGGGACCGGGGCAGCGAGCAGTGGAGCAGGTGCTGATGTCGGTGGCGCGGTGGCCGGAGGAAGGGCCGCTGGTGGAGTGGCAAGGGGCGGGGAGGCCACTGGTGCGGCGACGGGAGGCTGTGTTACCGGAGCTGGCGTAGCTGGAGGGGGAGCTGTCACTGCCGTAGGAGGCGCGGAGACGGGaggcgaggaggtggcggtCGGGGGTGACGCTGCAGCCAGCTGTGGCGCGGCGGCCTTGGTCGTTGGAGCTGCCGCGGAAACCTGTGGCGCCGAGGCCGCATTGGTCGGTGCTGCGGCGGAAACCTGTGGAGCCGAAGCGGCATTGGTCGGCGCTGCGGCGGAAACCCGTGGAGCCGAAGCCGCATTGGTCGGCGCTGCGGCGGAAACCCGTGGAGCCGACGCGGCGTTGGTCGGTGCTGCGGCGGAAACCCGTGGAGCCGACGCGGCATTGGTTGGGGCAGCGGCGGAGACctgcggcgccgaggaggctgtGGTCGGGGCAGCGGCCGAGACCTgtggcgacgaggcggcggcggcagtagTAGGCGGTGCAGCGGACGCCTGCGGCGCGCCGGCACTGACCGGAGGAGCGttcgacgccgacggcgacgaggccggCGACTGCGCGGCGCAGGAGACGAGCAGCAAGCAAAGCGCGAGAGGTCGTAGGAGCTCCATTAGCGtctctgtttttgtttttaactcGTAG
- the LOC102722211 gene encoding blue copper protein-like — MDRSCSSLALCCVLLLVHGAARRAEAAMYSVGNSAGWDISADFPSWLDGKSFYVGDTLVFQYSKYHTVSEVDAAGYRNCSTANAVLTSSDGNTTVPLTAPGDRYFVCGNELHCLGGMRLHVPVVETPTSAGAPGGGAAPGGAGALAPGAGGEAGVPTLDFGGSHRLMVGPAAATWLCVAAALFVW, encoded by the exons ATGGATCGGTCTTGCTCGTCCCTTGCGCTCTGCTGCGTCCTGCTGCTCGtgcacggcgcggcgaggcgagccGAAGCGGCGATGTACAGCGTCGGCAACAGCGCCGGCTGGGACATCAGCGCCGACTTCCCGTCCTGGCTCGACGGCAAGTCGTTCTACGTCGGCGACACCCTAG TGTTCCAGTACTCGAAGTACCACACCGTGAGCGAGGTCGACGCGGCGGGGTACAGGAACTGCAGCACGGCCAACGCGGTGCTCACCAGCAGCGACGGCAACACGACGGTGCCCctgacggcgcccggcgaccgCTACTTCGTCTGCGGCAACGAGCTGCACTGCCTCGGGGGCATGAGGCTGCACGTGCCCGTCGTCGAGACTCCCACGTCGGCGGGAGCcccgggtggcggcgccgcgccgggggGCGCGGGCGCCCTCgcgcccggcgccggcggcgaagcgggCGTCCCGACGCTCGACTTCGGCGGGTCCCACCGGCTAATGGTGgggcccgcggcggcgacgtggctGTGCGTAGCCGCAGCACTGTTTGTGTGGTGA
- the LOC102722490 gene encoding mavicyanin-like has translation MTGSTIILAVPLAWPCRRNVRLVMAGLLPGGVLVAVLLLLAAAAPASARDYTVGDSSGWTTGVDYTAWARGKAFTVGDRLLFQYNSDRHSVAEVSAADHGSCSPSNPLRSYRDGTAAVALTSPGTRYFICGSSGHCASGMKLTVTVASAKPSSPGDGE, from the exons ATGACCGGGTCGACCATAATCTTGGCGGTGCCGCTCGCCTGGCCATGCAGAAGAAACGTGCGTCTCGTTATGGCTGGCCTTCTCCCCGGCGGCGTGCTCGTGGccgttctcctcctcctcgccgccgccgcgccggcgtccGCGAGAGACTACACTGTCGGCGACTCGTCGGGGTGGACGACCGGAGTGGACTACACTGCCTGGGCCAGAGGCAAGGCGTTCACCGTCGGCGATAGGCTCT TGTTCCAGTACAACAGCGACCGGCACTCGGTGGCGGAGGTGAGCGCGGCGGACCACGGCTCCTGCTCGCCGAGCAACCCGCTGCGTTCGTACCGGGACGggaccgccgccgtcgcgctcaCCAGCCCGGGCACCCGCTACTTCATCTGCGGCAGCTCCGGCCACTGCGCCTCCGGCATGAAGCTCACCGTGACGGTCGCCTCGGCGAAGCCGTCTagccccggcgacggcgagtaG
- the LOC102722766 gene encoding mavicyanin-like: MAGPLPGVLAAVLLVVAAAAPASAKDYTVGDSSGWVPGVDYTAWAKGKKFSIGDTLLFQYNGRAHSVVEVSAADLSLCSASNPLRSYKSDDGITTITLTKPGARYFICGATGHCASGMKLTVTVESLSGGGSSSSSSSGARPVKPGEEAPSDVEPAAAGTTTARTSSTTSSATGSRVRTAAWLLFFAAASFALIG, from the exons ATGGCTGGCCCTCTCCCCGGCGTGCTCGCGGCCgttctcctcgtcgtcgccgccgcggcgccggcgtccgcgAAAGACTACACGGTCGGCGACTCGTCGGGGTGGGTCCCCGGGGTGGACTACACTGCCTGGGCCAAAGGCAAAAAGTTCAGCATCGGCGACACGCTGT TGTTCCAGTACAACGGCCGCGCGCACTCGGTGGTGGAGGTGAGCGCGGCGGACCTAAGCTTGTGCTCGGCGAGCAACCCGCTGCGGTCGTACAAGAGCGACGACGGGATCACCACCATCACGCTCACCAAGCCGGGCGCCCGCTACTTCATCTGCGGCGCCACCGGCCACTGCGCCTCCGGCATGAAGCTCACCGTGACGGTCGAGTccctctccggcggcggcagcagcagcagcagcagcagcggcgcgagGCCGGTGAAACCCGGAGAGGAGGCGCCGTCGGACGTGGAGCCGGCGGCCGcagggacgacgacggccaggACCTCCTCGACCACAAGCAGTGCCACCGGCAGCCGGGTCCGCACCGCCGCGTGGCTGCTGTTCTTCGCCGCTGCGAGCTTTGCTCTGATAGGCTGA
- the LOC102723050 gene encoding uncharacterized protein LOC102723050, with amino-acid sequence MAAMATTKLIHVESMQTAVPTRVTGAGRTLPIAVSAPPLTAAALQRRFRAVLYYRGAAGVEQQVVAEAEERAAWVKESLSAALADHPEMTGRLRLQRSDVDGGASTWEVRLNDNGVRLVLASVDMPMAAFLEAKDLERKEAALALWTDVDVHEPEFCAPFFVQLTRFQDGGYAIGACCSLLLADPLSLVDFLKAWACTHAEMQARSKAAGGGAPPVIQYTRYLQTPGAATRRLRSVPLDACSAASIMTVLFRADAAAAQVDRRALAAACVDRALEKLGSSAGKPPRLTVLAAEGSGGMTVHACDGDGETTAAAAAAALSRGHALRAAYWHEVGLGEIALDGSEPVHASCSVVSPCADEGLVVVMTPAGGGELLISATVPNQ; translated from the exons ATGGCGGCCATGGCAACGACGAAGCTAATCCACGTCGAGTCCATGCAGACCGCCGTGCCGACGCGAGTCACGGGGGCTGGGCGGACGCTGCCCATCGCCgtgtccgcgccgccgctcaccgccgccgcgctgcagcGCCGCTTCCGCGCGGTGCTCTACTAccgcggcgccgcgggcgtcgagcagcaggtggtggcggaggcggaggagcgcGCGGCGTGGGTGAAGGAGTCCCTCAGCGCGGCGCTGGCCGACCACCCGGAGATGACcgggcggctgcggctgcagcgcagcgacgtcgacggcggggCGTCGACGTGGGAGGTGAGGCTGAACGACAACGGCGTGCGGCTGGTGCTGGCGTCGGTGGACATGCCCATGGCGGCGTTCCTGGAGGCCAAGGACCTGGAGCGCAAGGAGGCCGCGCTCGCGCTCTGGACCGACGTCGACGTGCACGAGCCCGAGTTCTGCGCCCCCTTCTTCGTCCAG CTGACGCGATTCCAGGACGGTGGCTACGCCATCGGCGCGTGCTGCAGCCTGCTGCTCGCCGACCCGCTGTCGCTCGTCGACTTCCTCAAGGCGTGGGCTTGCACGCACGCGGAGATGCAGGCGCGGAGcaaggccgccggcggcggcgccccacCGGTGATACAGTACACGCGCTACCTCCAAACCCCAGGCGCCGCTACCAGGCGCCTCAGGTCCGTTCCCCTCGACGcctgctccgccgccagcATCATGACCGTGCTCTTCagggccgacgccgccgccgcgcaggtCGACCGCCGCGCGCTCGCGGCGGCCTGCGTCGACCGGGCCCTCGAGAAGCTGGGTAGCAGCGCAGGGAAGCCGCCGCGGCTCACGGTCCTCGCGGCCGAAGGCTCGGGAGGGATGACCGTCCACGCTTGtgacggggacggggagacgacggcagcggcggcggcggcggcactgTCTCGGGGCCACGCGCTCCGAGCCGCGTACTGGCACGAGGTCGGTCTCGGGGAGATCGCGCTGGACGGGAGCGAGCCCGTGCACGCGTCGTGCAGCGTCGTCTCGCCGTGCGCCGACGAGGGCCTCGTCGTCGTGAtgacgccggccggcggcggcgagctcttGATCAGCGCGACCGTTCCGAACCAGTGA